TGCGAGGGCCTGGGCTACGGCCGGTGGATGTGGAACTGGCAGGCCGACGCGCTCGCCGACGACTACCACCTCCTCCTGTGGGACAACCGCGGAACCGGCGACTCCGAGGAACCCGAGGGACCGTACACGGTCCCCGAGTTGGCCGCCGACCTGGAGGCCGTGCTCGCGGACGCCGACGTCGAGGAGGCCCACGTCGTCGGCGCCAGCATGGGCGGGATGGTCGCCCAGCGCTACGCGATCGAGTACGACCGGGCCCGCTCGCTCGCCCTGCTCTGCACCTCGCCCGGCGGCCCCGACGCCCACCCGACCCCCGAATCCACGCTGGCCCGGATGTTCTCGGTCCCCGACGACGCCGACGAGCGCGAGGCCATCCGGCACAGGATGGCCCCCGCGATGTCCGACGGGTTCCCCGAGGCGAACGACGCGCTCGTCTCGGACGTCGTCGACTGGCGGCTGGAGTCGGACGCGAGCGACGCCGCCCGCGAGGCGCAGGCGGCCGCCGTGGCGGCGTTCGACGCGGGCGACGAACTCGGTTCCCTGGATCTTCCCGTCCTCGTCGCGCACGGGACGGCCGACCGGGTGGTCCCCGTCGAGAACGCCGACCTGCTCGCCGAGCGACTCCCGCACGCGACGGTCGAGTACGTCGAGGGGGGTTCGCACCTGTTCTTCGTCGAGAATTCGAGGCGCGTGAACGACCTGCTCCTGGGGTTCCTCGCCGATGCGTGAGTTCACGCCGGCGCCGCCGGCGAACGAGTGGGTGGGCGACTGGAGCGCCCGCCGCGCCCGCCTCTCGCCCGGAACGGTGGGGCTCGTCGACGCCACCACCGGCGCGGAGTTCACCTACGCCGACCTCGACGAGCGCGCGAACCGGACCGCTCGGCTGCTCCGCGAACGCGGCGTCCGCGCGGGCGACCGGGTCGCGGTCGTCTCGCGGAACCGGCCCGAACTCGTCGACCTGTTCTTCGCGACCGGAAAGCTGGGCGCCGTACTGGCCCCCCTCTCCCACCGGCTCGCGCCGCCCGAACTCGCCGAA
The DNA window shown above is from Halorarum salinum and carries:
- a CDS encoding alpha/beta fold hydrolase, with amino-acid sequence MPRADNGGVAVAYEERGRDPADAGTVVLCEGLGYGRWMWNWQADALADDYHLLLWDNRGTGDSEEPEGPYTVPELAADLEAVLADADVEEAHVVGASMGGMVAQRYAIEYDRARSLALLCTSPGGPDAHPTPESTLARMFSVPDDADEREAIRHRMAPAMSDGFPEANDALVSDVVDWRLESDASDAAREAQAAAVAAFDAGDELGSLDLPVLVAHGTADRVVPVENADLLAERLPHATVEYVEGGSHLFFVENSRRVNDLLLGFLADA